One genomic window of Manduca sexta isolate Smith_Timp_Sample1 chromosome 4, JHU_Msex_v1.0, whole genome shotgun sequence includes the following:
- the LOC115442999 gene encoding CCAAT/enhancer-binding protein gamma: MILEESFYDMPPVKRGRRGVSDADDEDDDYRRKRDRNNEAVKKSRFKSKQRTQETFTRVSKLKAENQMLEEKVKTLTKELQFLKELFLAHASNAQNPKFDGIDLNKLLEDIPDDKDSKSK; this comes from the exons atgATATTAGAAGAGAGCTTCTACGACATGCCTCCTGTGAAACGCGGGAGACGTGGTGTCAGCGACGCGGACGACGAGGACGACGACTACAGGCGGAAAAGGGACAGAAATAATGAG GCAGTGAAAAAAAGCAGATTCAAGTCAAAACAGCGGACACAAGAGACATTCACACGGGTCAGCAAACTGAAAGCCGAAAACCAAATGCTGGAAGAGAAAGTGAAGACTTTAACTAAAGAGCTGCAGTTTCTAAAGGAACTGTTCCTTGCGCACGCGTCTAACGCGCAGAACCCAAAGTTCGACGGGATTGATCTAAACAAATTGCTCGAAGATATCCCTGATGATAAAGATAGTAAAAGCAAATAA